One genomic window of Caenorhabditis elegans chromosome I includes the following:
- the tns-1 gene encoding Tensin homolog (Confirmed by transcript evidence), with protein MPVGPPVPPKPSTPIMNGERLGEYGVGGHIGNGDVVPERRGILPASLREKINQKKELEGRATPSIEPDLVGRDRYDKASRCFSYVPAKSMQEAFERPRRTSFSRAIEKRENSVENVSQEEVARTEIPQSYQQNDISTPAKWDEQVEDAKQSALLEELARAPSAMQHNYWGNGEVDNVQVVDQAQRAVITPTSTLQRRPKPPARSGSYRTLNDDAYCSDMDELCDPEYYLNYNSNTAPLPPPRRQEQHAGTRSVQLPRKKMNFDAVTDPLDDVLESTKRLGSAYSVGDVRGGQQQQQEQHNASNDFNFSNTLNNTPTDYRQHYRNRNCQSVTTPRNHHFSTPSREQEADAADTWLSGKLKKVRSKRDIDPDIVRRRTQEKMLLEELKDSAANNDENQHNLPNGHARGAGLQNIDPLAEFRREEERLRNTRSPYGEERWRGRMRGKPPTPPPRESSASPVNSLPRGTPAHHMDRQRHNQSVPLPMHHRQFDEDFDVNSLFNFSHDPRQQSTTLERGGRSLSRGARIQDAYYASQQDLSANNRFNSGQERVAAAIYRAETAHRDMYASGTINRAETPGRYFPENSAVLERSSTPSFPVSRATPLPFHPLLYNNGERGGSGHAAGGGGGGHNGYSTMNNRSASPRLFGGSSTLSRRSSVNSVDGRSYL; from the exons ATGCCGGTTGGACCGCCCGTTCCGCCAAAACCATCGACTCCAATTATGAATGGAGAACGATTGGGAGAATATGGAGTTGGTGGACACATTGGAAATGGTGATGTTGTTCCAGAAAG acgtGGAATTCTTCCCGCCTCACtacgagaaaaaatcaatcagaAGAAAGAGCTCGAAGGACGTGCAACTCCAAGCATTGAACCAGATCTAGTTGGACGTGATAGATATGATAAAGCATCGAGATGCTTCTCATATGTCCCTGCAAAATCCATGCAAGAAGCGTTTGAACGTCCTCGACGTACATCATTCTCCCGTGCAATTGAAAAACGAGAGAATAGCGTTGAAAATGTGAGTCAAGAGGAAGTGGCACGGACTGAAATTCCACAAAGTTATCAACAAAATGATATAAGTACACCTGCAAAATGGGATGAACAAGTTGAAGATGCAAAACAATCGGCTCTTTTGGAAGAACTTGCAAGAGCTCCATCGGCTATGCAACATAACTATTGGGGTAATGGTGAAGTTGATAATGTTCAAGTTGTTGATCAAGCACAAAGAGCAGTTATTACACCTACTTCAACACTTCAAAGACGCCCAAAACCACCCGCAAGATCAGGAAGCTATCGAACTTTAAATGATGATGCTTATTG CAGCGACATGGACGAGCTTTGTGATCCAGAATATTACCTGAACTACAACAGTAACACAGCTCCTTTACCACCACCACGCCGACAAGAACAACACGCTGGAACAAGAAGTGTTCAGTTGCCTagaaagaaaatgaattttgatgcAGTGAC TGACCCTCTCGATGACGTGCTAGAATCCACGAAACGTCTTGGATCCGCCTATTCCGTTGGAGATGTTCGTGGTGGACAACAACAGCAGCAAGAACAACATAATGCTTCGAATGATTTCAATTTCTCGAATACATTGAATAACACTCCAACAGATTATAGACAGCATTACCGTAATCGTAATTGTCAATCTGTTACCACACCACGAAATCATCATTTCTCAACACCATCAAGAGAACAAGAAGCTGATGCAGCTGACACGTGGCTCagtggaaaattgaagaaagttAGAAGTAAACGAGATATTGATCCAgatatt gtCCGGCGAAGAacacaagaaaaaatgttgctggAAGAGCTGAAAGACTCGGCAGCAAACAATGACGAGAATCAGCATAATCTTCCAAATGGACATGCTCGTGGAGCTGGTCTTCAGAATATTGATCCATTGGCTGAATTCCGAAGAGAAGAGGAGAGACTAAGGAATACACGAAGTCCATATGGAGAGGAGAGATG GCGAGGAAGAATGCGTGGAAAGCCACCAACTCCCCCACCACGTGAATCAAGTGCTTCTCCAGTTAACTCATTGCCACGTGGCACTCCAGCTCATCATATGGATAGACAACGTCACAATCAATCAGTTCCACTTCCAATGCATCATAGACAATTTGATGAGGACTTTGATGTCAATTccttatttaatttttcg catGACCCACGACAACAATCAACAACACTTGAACGTGGAGGAAGAAGTCTTTCAAGAGGAGCACGTATTCAGGATGCATACTATGCATCACAACAAGATCTATCAGCAAATAATCGATTCAATTCTGGACAGGAACGAGTTGCAGCTGCAATTTATAGAGCAGAGACTGCACATCGAGATATGTATGCAAGTGGAACAATTAACAGGGCAGAGACACCAGGAAGATATTTCCCAGAAAAT AGTGCTGTTCTCGAACGTTCATCAACCCCATCATTCCCAGTATCTCGTGCCACACCTCTTCCGTTCCATCCATTGTTGTATAATAACGGGGAACGAGGAGGAAGTGGACACGCTGCAGGTGGTGGAGGAGGAGGACATAACGGTTATAGTACTATGAATAATAG ATCAGCTTCACCTCGGCTCTTTGGTGGATCATCGACGTTGAGCAGAAGATCTTCCGTTAATTCtgttg
- the ubl-5 gene encoding Ubiquitin-like protein 5 (Confirmed by transcript evidence) — protein MIEITVNDRLGKKVRIKCNPSDTIGDLKKLIAAQTGTRWEKIVLKKWYTIYKDHITLMDYEIHEGFNFELYYQ, from the exons atgattgaaatcaCAGTAAACGATCGACTCGGAAAAAAAGTACGAATCAAGTGCAATCCATCAGATACAATTGGAGATTTGAAGAAGTTGATCGCTGCACAAACTGGAACACG atgggAAAAGATCGTGTTGAAAAAGTGGTACACCATTTACAAGGATCATATCACATTGATGGATTACGAGATTCACGAGGGATTCAATTTCGAGCTCTACTACCAATGA
- the vha-10 gene encoding putative V-type proton ATPase subunit G (Partially confirmed by transcript evidence): protein MASQTQGIQQLLAAEKRAAEKINEARKRKLQRTKQAKQEAQAEVEKYKQQREAEFKAFEQQYLGTKEDIESKIRRDTEDQISGMKQSVAGNKQAVIVRLLQLVCDIKPELHHNLTLQKKLHGQFAA, encoded by the exons ATGGCCTCACAAACCCAGGGAATTCAGCAACTTTTGGCCGCTGAGAAACGTGCCGCTGAGAAGATCAACGAAGCTCGTAAGAGAAAGTTGCAGAGAACGAAGCAGGCCAAGCAAGAGGCTCAAGCTGAGGTGGAGAAGTACAAGCAG CAACGCGAGGCAGAGTTCAAGGCATTTGAACAACAATACTTGGGAACCAAAGAAGATATTGAGAGCAAGATTCGTCGTGATACTGAGGATCAAATCAGTGGAATGAAGCAATCTGTGGCTGGAAACAAGCAAGCT GTCATTGTCCGTCTCCTTCAACTCGTTTGCGACATCAAGCCAGAGCTCCATCATAACTTGACTCTCCAGAAGAAACTTCACGGACAGTTCGCTGCCTAa
- the trpp-8 gene encoding Trafficking protein particle complex subunit 8 (Confirmed by transcript evidence) produces the protein MSSVSPSPLIALISSECSQKHAHNRGFKSLSHFIFPFTSHECQVREPIDNLKASQRIRLDIRDISSDGHLLTLSVLPYVLIQALKTCTDVSQSIKLFRDVLARCSEPSEHESFGHYLACIFVVSTEDENPLGEFSKMIQTQQTLYNTTSTLMIPGHCSTPKWAAPHAKTPRHYILLHDSRSPRSSTERRDELLAQMCATYGNDNCQMLQLDSDSESAEMKGVWDEIDEFNDVLEKGLEEAHQHSTDAIAPGPNGASNQQSPSSPTSSVATISSTMPAVGSVSPNSHPNSTVVWKSSKKLASLADAKAVQAILSKFLDVCLIPYVEKEMRFLYETAGQKKGIGKSFTSMKRWFGSGTALSNMATPITYAWDSSEMQTRRLADLLLMFGFPNSAFEQYRGLKRDLEADKAMAAHAVALEMCCVALHSAQPQLNANQFMIKYLETPVSLLIEHAKRYPSILRCAFNIADIYSDLGLHKEAALNLAKVSSIEGDHLVAVAQTLAAEQFEKAGMGRKASFHRVLAANRFSNAAIPALSFDCYRLALPAFDKKHWGVLDEHLAVRLLEEGQKAGVMTTDIASECIRRLVAVCPKLSPSLQTERLRTIVNALDIYFPHRNEPVEMLTDIPKVEMETVKAIYGERPLWNEIDENEHQSVSSDGWITVERAAHHALFGASAPYRGMQLVSDEHSDNQKIRETPAGERFRVMVDLTNPLKIPIHLQNLRLSVSDIHNQSGIEGSEKSIPELGALEHLQLDPEETKTIELYVFPRVGCLKFRVDGLLFQLAVDQKDVEARVPLKCRGKRLNKTAKQQKSKIYTNDERLSATVAQKPWPLVEFRVIKSPHQWSYCDQAQRYQLEIENIGHENVMSMCLATNAFDRVAAGSIDENEHHQQFKMNLAANNAKVATFRFEEGSTSSTDSFLKIGEKKRIFFDVRSSDEPTGSTVAPKQSNTVILIAYRSSNGTMRQWRRVIDGERRRLIALTAEILDLDTKSFSIHLKNCVAVSQAALSRVEILRIRTDRNEASTGIKNDCSTTVLPSVNRRVEIESEQTDTIVARLVPLSQGETIKESWLTTTTSVTPPKWPCPAEIHSTMDDEFASKIAEKIGILWKANIVNNEGLVTSFIGESFIDDPFVKLKTLKKDDSVLSSLRISCETTAKEISHNFSASHICELPITLLIQNKDLQRRPVSVSIKLSSKVREPVDGIHLVAPENRHQMWIDRPVRKQTIGIDDEAKLEMKWKITHAAVYDVGGANLSIEAIFEGSNDAVIFKVPSVLSVVKSSSYTVV, from the exons ATGTCATCAGTGTCTCCGAGTCCTTTGATCGCATTAATATCATCTGAATGCAGTCAAAAACATGCTCATAATCGTGGATTCAAGTCACTTTCTCATTTTATCTTCCCATTCACATCACACGAGTGCCAAGTTCGCGAACCAATCGATAATTTGAAAGCTTCACAGAGGATTCGATTAGATATTCGTGATATTTCGAGTGACGGGCATCTTCTTACACTTTCAGTATTGCCATATGTACTTATTCAG GCCTTGAAAACATGTACGGACGTCTCTCAATCTATTAAATTATTTCGTGATGTACTTGCTCGATGCTCTGAGCCTTCAGAACACGAGTCGTTCGGTCATTACCTCGCttgcatttttgtagtttctaCTGAAGACGAAAATCCACTTGGAGAGTTCAGCAAAATGATTCAGACACAACAAACGCTTTAT aATACCACGTCGACACTGATGATCCCTGGACATTGTTCTACTCCAAAATGGGCTGCCCCACATGCGAAAACTCCTCGTCACTATATCCTTCTTCATGACTCAAGAAGTCCGCGCAGCAGTACAGAGAGAAGAGATGAGCTTCTGGCTCAAATGTGTGCAACATATGGAAATGATAATTGTCAAATGTTGCAACTTGATTCAGATAGTG AAAGTGCTGAAATGAAAGGAGTTTGGGATGAGATCGATGAGTTCAATGATGTATTGGAGAAAGGACTTGAAGAAGCACATCAGCATTCGACAGATGCGATAGCTCCAGGACCGAATGGAGCATCCAATCAACAATCACCCTCGTCTCCAACCTCATCAGTTGCCACAATATCTTCAACTATGCCAGCTGTTGGAAGTGTTTCACCGAATAGTCATCCAAACAGTACAGTTGTGTGGAAATCGAGCAAAAAACTCGCATCGCTGGCAGACGCGAAGGCCGTTCAGGCAAttctttcaaagtttttagatGTTTGTTTG ATTCCATATGTAGAAAAGGAGATGCGATTTCTGTACGAGACGGCTGGTCAGAAAAAAGGAATAGGAAAATCGTTTACGAGTATGAAAAGATGGTTTGGAAGTGGAACTGCTTTGAGCAATATGGCAACTCCGATCACATATGCATGGGATAGTTCTGAAATGCAGACACGACGACTTGCGGATCTTCTTCTCATGTTCGGATTCCCGAATTCCGCTTTTGAACAGTATCGTGGATTGAAGCGGGATTTAGAAGCGGATAAAGCAATGGCTGCTCACGCTGTTGCTCTAGAAATGTGCTGTGTGGCTTTGCATAGTGCACAACCACAATTAAATGCGAATCAATTTATGATCAAATATCTGGAAACACCTGTTTCGCTACTGATTGAGCATGCAAA AAGATACCCGTCCATACTCCGTTGTGCTTTCAACATTGCTGACATTTACTCTGATCTTGGACTACATAAAGAAGCAGCTTTGAATCTTGCAAAAGTCAGCTCAATCGAAGGAGATCATTTGGTTGCTGTGGCACAAACGCTTGCTgctgaacaatttgaaaaagctgGAATGGGGAGGAAGGCGTCTTTTCATCGAGTTCTTGCAGCCAATCGATTTTCAAATGCTGCTATTCCAGCATTATCATTTG attgctATCGTCTAGCTCTTCCAGCTTTTGATAAAAAGCATTGGGGAGTACTTGATGAACATCTGGCAGTAAGATTACTTGAAGAAGGACAAAAAGCCGGTGTAATGACCACAGATATCGCTTCCGAATGCATTCGACGTCTGGTAGCTGTGTGCCCTAAACTCTCACCTTCACTTCAAACAGAACGCCTTCGAACTATCGTCAATGCTTTGGATATATATTTTCCACATCGAAATGAGCCTGTTGAAATGCTCACTGATATACCTAAAGTTGAAATGGAAACGGTGAAAGCAATCTATGGAGAACGCCCACTTTGGAATGAAATTGATGAGAATGAGCATCAAAGTGTTAGTTCAGATggatggattactgtagaacgGGCTGCACACCATGCATTGTTCGGAGCAAGTGCACCATATCGTGGAATGCAGCTAGTTAGTGATGAGCATTCAGACAATCAGAAGATTCGAGAAACACCTGCCGGAGAGAGATTTCGTGTTATGGTGGACTTAACGAATCCTTTGAAAATACCAATTCATCTCCAAAATCTCCGACTTTCCGTATCAGATATTCATAATCAAAGTGGAATAGAAGGTTCAGAGAAGAGCATACCAGAACTCGGAGCTCTTGAGCATCTTCAATTGGATCCCGAGGAgacaaaaactattgaattgTATGTGTTCCCAAGAGTTGGATGTTTAAAGTTTCGAGTTGATGGGTTGTTGTTTCAATTGGCAGTGGATCAGAAAGATGTAGAAGCAAGAGTACCACTGAAATGTCGAGGAAAAAGATTGAATAAAACTGCAAAGCAG caaaaatctaaaatctacACAAACGACGAACGTCTCAGCGCCACAGTTGCTCAAAAACCATGGCCACTTGTTGAGTTTCGAGTTATCAAATCCCCTCACCAATGGTCATACTGTGATCAAGCACAACGTTATCAATTGGAAATCGAAAATATTGGGCACGAAAATGTGATGTCAATGTGTCTTGCCACGAATGCATTTGATCGCGTTGCGGCTGGAAGTATTGACGAGAATGAGCACCATcaacaatttaaaatgaacTTGGCAGCTAATAATGCAAAAGTTGCAACGTTCCGATTTGAAGAAGGGTCTACAAGCTCCACAGACTCATTTCTCAAGATTGGCGAGAAGAAAAGAATATTTTTCGATGTTCGAAGCTCTGACGAACCTACTGGCTCAACAGTTGCTCCAAAACAATCAAATACAGTTATCCTAATTGCGTATCGAAGTTCCAATGGAACAATGAGACAATGGCGACGAGTTATTGATGGAGAAAGAAGAAGGCTTATTGCTTTGACCGCAGAGATTCTAGATTTAGACACAAAATCTTTCTCTATTCACCTCAAAAACTGCGTAGCTGTTAGTCAAGCAGCTCTTTCTCGTGTTGAAATTCTCCGTATTCGAACTGATAGAAACGAAGCGTCTACGGGaattaaaaatgattgttCTACCACAGTTCTGCCATCTGTAAATCGACGAGTTGAAATTGAATCAGAACAAACTGATACTATCGTCGCACGACTTGTACCATTGTCTCAAGGTGAAACAATTAAAGAATCATGGCTCACGACAACAACTTCAGTGACACCTCCGAAATGGCCATGTCCTGCAGAGATTCATTCGACAATGGATGATGAATTTGCATCAAAAATCGcagagaaaattggaattttatggAAAGCAAATATTGTCAACAATGAGGGATTGGTAACATCATTTATTGGCGAATCATTTATCGATGATCCATTtgtaaaacttaaaactttgaaaaaggaTGATTCAG TATTATCTTCACTCCGGATCTCATGTGAAACAACCGCCAAAGAAATTTCCCACAATTTCTCAGCTTCTCATATTTGCGAACTCCCAATTACTCTTCTAATTCAAAACAAAGATCTTCAACGCCGCCCGGTCTCGGTGTCGATAAAATTGTCTTCAAAAGTACGTGAACCTGTCGACGGAATTCATTTGGTGGCTCCCGAGAATCGTCACCAAATGTGGATTGATCGTCCAGTTCGAAAACAAACTATCGGTATTGATGATGAGGCAAAACTTgaaatgaaatggaaaataaCTCATGCTGCTGTATATGATGTTGGAGGAGCTAATTTAAGTATTGAAGCAATATTTGAAGGAAGTAATGATGCTGTTATTTTTAag GTTCCGAGTGTGCTATCGGTCGTCAAATCGTCATCATATACAGTTGTCTGA
- the trpp-8 gene encoding Trafficking protein particle complex subunit 8 (Confirmed by transcript evidence), protein MSSVSPSPLIALISSECSQKHAHNRGFKSLSHFIFPFTSHECQVREPIDNLKASQRIRLDIRDISSDGHLLTLSVLPYVLIQALKTCTDVSQSIKLFRDVLARCSEPSEHESFGHYLACIFVVSTEDENPLGEFSKMIQTQQTLYNTTSTLMIPGHCSTPKWAAPHAKTPRHYILLHDSRSPRSSTERRDELLAQMCATYGNDNCQMLQLDSDSESAEMKGVWDEIDEFNDVLEKGLEEAHQHSTDAIAPGPNGASNQQSPSSPTSSVATISSTMPAVGSVSPNSHPNSTVVWKSSKKLASLADAKAVQAILSKFLDVCLIPYVEKEMRFLYETAGQKKGIGKSFTSMKRWFGSGTALSNMATPITYAWDSSEMQTRRLADLLLMFGFPNSAFEQYRGLKRDLEADKAMAAHAVALEMCCVALHSAQPQLNANQFMIKYLETPVSLLIEHAKFRRYPSILRCAFNIADIYSDLGLHKEAALNLAKVSSIEGDHLVAVAQTLAAEQFEKAGMGRKASFHRVLAANRFSNAAIPALSFDCYRLALPAFDKKHWGVLDEHLAVRLLEEGQKAGVMTTDIASECIRRLVAVCPKLSPSLQTERLRTIVNALDIYFPHRNEPVEMLTDIPKVEMETVKAIYGERPLWNEIDENEHQSVSSDGWITVERAAHHALFGASAPYRGMQLVSDEHSDNQKIRETPAGERFRVMVDLTNPLKIPIHLQNLRLSVSDIHNQSGIEGSEKSIPELGALEHLQLDPEETKTIELYVFPRVGCLKFRVDGLLFQLAVDQKDVEARVPLKCRGKRLNKTAKQQKSKIYTNDERLSATVAQKPWPLVEFRVIKSPHQWSYCDQAQRYQLEIENIGHENVMSMCLATNAFDRVAAGSIDENEHHQQFKMNLAANNAKVATFRFEEGSTSSTDSFLKIGEKKRIFFDVRSSDEPTGSTVAPKQSNTVILIAYRSSNGTMRQWRRVIDGERRRLIALTAEILDLDTKSFSIHLKNCVAVSQAALSRVEILRIRTDRNEASTGIKNDCSTTVLPSVNRRVEIESEQTDTIVARLVPLSQGETIKESWLTTTTSVTPPKWPCPAEIHSTMDDEFASKIAEKIGILWKANIVNNEGLVTSFIGESFIDDPFVKLKTLKKDDSVLSSLRISCETTAKEISHNFSASHICELPITLLIQNKDLQRRPVSVSIKLSSKVREPVDGIHLVAPENRHQMWIDRPVRKQTIGIDDEAKLEMKWKITHAAVYDVGGANLSIEAIFEGSNDAVIFKVPSVLSVVKSSSYTVV, encoded by the exons ATGTCATCAGTGTCTCCGAGTCCTTTGATCGCATTAATATCATCTGAATGCAGTCAAAAACATGCTCATAATCGTGGATTCAAGTCACTTTCTCATTTTATCTTCCCATTCACATCACACGAGTGCCAAGTTCGCGAACCAATCGATAATTTGAAAGCTTCACAGAGGATTCGATTAGATATTCGTGATATTTCGAGTGACGGGCATCTTCTTACACTTTCAGTATTGCCATATGTACTTATTCAG GCCTTGAAAACATGTACGGACGTCTCTCAATCTATTAAATTATTTCGTGATGTACTTGCTCGATGCTCTGAGCCTTCAGAACACGAGTCGTTCGGTCATTACCTCGCttgcatttttgtagtttctaCTGAAGACGAAAATCCACTTGGAGAGTTCAGCAAAATGATTCAGACACAACAAACGCTTTAT aATACCACGTCGACACTGATGATCCCTGGACATTGTTCTACTCCAAAATGGGCTGCCCCACATGCGAAAACTCCTCGTCACTATATCCTTCTTCATGACTCAAGAAGTCCGCGCAGCAGTACAGAGAGAAGAGATGAGCTTCTGGCTCAAATGTGTGCAACATATGGAAATGATAATTGTCAAATGTTGCAACTTGATTCAGATAGTG AAAGTGCTGAAATGAAAGGAGTTTGGGATGAGATCGATGAGTTCAATGATGTATTGGAGAAAGGACTTGAAGAAGCACATCAGCATTCGACAGATGCGATAGCTCCAGGACCGAATGGAGCATCCAATCAACAATCACCCTCGTCTCCAACCTCATCAGTTGCCACAATATCTTCAACTATGCCAGCTGTTGGAAGTGTTTCACCGAATAGTCATCCAAACAGTACAGTTGTGTGGAAATCGAGCAAAAAACTCGCATCGCTGGCAGACGCGAAGGCCGTTCAGGCAAttctttcaaagtttttagatGTTTGTTTG ATTCCATATGTAGAAAAGGAGATGCGATTTCTGTACGAGACGGCTGGTCAGAAAAAAGGAATAGGAAAATCGTTTACGAGTATGAAAAGATGGTTTGGAAGTGGAACTGCTTTGAGCAATATGGCAACTCCGATCACATATGCATGGGATAGTTCTGAAATGCAGACACGACGACTTGCGGATCTTCTTCTCATGTTCGGATTCCCGAATTCCGCTTTTGAACAGTATCGTGGATTGAAGCGGGATTTAGAAGCGGATAAAGCAATGGCTGCTCACGCTGTTGCTCTAGAAATGTGCTGTGTGGCTTTGCATAGTGCACAACCACAATTAAATGCGAATCAATTTATGATCAAATATCTGGAAACACCTGTTTCGCTACTGATTGAGCATGCAAA ATTCAGAAGATACCCGTCCATACTCCGTTGTGCTTTCAACATTGCTGACATTTACTCTGATCTTGGACTACATAAAGAAGCAGCTTTGAATCTTGCAAAAGTCAGCTCAATCGAAGGAGATCATTTGGTTGCTGTGGCACAAACGCTTGCTgctgaacaatttgaaaaagctgGAATGGGGAGGAAGGCGTCTTTTCATCGAGTTCTTGCAGCCAATCGATTTTCAAATGCTGCTATTCCAGCATTATCATTTG attgctATCGTCTAGCTCTTCCAGCTTTTGATAAAAAGCATTGGGGAGTACTTGATGAACATCTGGCAGTAAGATTACTTGAAGAAGGACAAAAAGCCGGTGTAATGACCACAGATATCGCTTCCGAATGCATTCGACGTCTGGTAGCTGTGTGCCCTAAACTCTCACCTTCACTTCAAACAGAACGCCTTCGAACTATCGTCAATGCTTTGGATATATATTTTCCACATCGAAATGAGCCTGTTGAAATGCTCACTGATATACCTAAAGTTGAAATGGAAACGGTGAAAGCAATCTATGGAGAACGCCCACTTTGGAATGAAATTGATGAGAATGAGCATCAAAGTGTTAGTTCAGATggatggattactgtagaacgGGCTGCACACCATGCATTGTTCGGAGCAAGTGCACCATATCGTGGAATGCAGCTAGTTAGTGATGAGCATTCAGACAATCAGAAGATTCGAGAAACACCTGCCGGAGAGAGATTTCGTGTTATGGTGGACTTAACGAATCCTTTGAAAATACCAATTCATCTCCAAAATCTCCGACTTTCCGTATCAGATATTCATAATCAAAGTGGAATAGAAGGTTCAGAGAAGAGCATACCAGAACTCGGAGCTCTTGAGCATCTTCAATTGGATCCCGAGGAgacaaaaactattgaattgTATGTGTTCCCAAGAGTTGGATGTTTAAAGTTTCGAGTTGATGGGTTGTTGTTTCAATTGGCAGTGGATCAGAAAGATGTAGAAGCAAGAGTACCACTGAAATGTCGAGGAAAAAGATTGAATAAAACTGCAAAGCAG caaaaatctaaaatctacACAAACGACGAACGTCTCAGCGCCACAGTTGCTCAAAAACCATGGCCACTTGTTGAGTTTCGAGTTATCAAATCCCCTCACCAATGGTCATACTGTGATCAAGCACAACGTTATCAATTGGAAATCGAAAATATTGGGCACGAAAATGTGATGTCAATGTGTCTTGCCACGAATGCATTTGATCGCGTTGCGGCTGGAAGTATTGACGAGAATGAGCACCATcaacaatttaaaatgaacTTGGCAGCTAATAATGCAAAAGTTGCAACGTTCCGATTTGAAGAAGGGTCTACAAGCTCCACAGACTCATTTCTCAAGATTGGCGAGAAGAAAAGAATATTTTTCGATGTTCGAAGCTCTGACGAACCTACTGGCTCAACAGTTGCTCCAAAACAATCAAATACAGTTATCCTAATTGCGTATCGAAGTTCCAATGGAACAATGAGACAATGGCGACGAGTTATTGATGGAGAAAGAAGAAGGCTTATTGCTTTGACCGCAGAGATTCTAGATTTAGACACAAAATCTTTCTCTATTCACCTCAAAAACTGCGTAGCTGTTAGTCAAGCAGCTCTTTCTCGTGTTGAAATTCTCCGTATTCGAACTGATAGAAACGAAGCGTCTACGGGaattaaaaatgattgttCTACCACAGTTCTGCCATCTGTAAATCGACGAGTTGAAATTGAATCAGAACAAACTGATACTATCGTCGCACGACTTGTACCATTGTCTCAAGGTGAAACAATTAAAGAATCATGGCTCACGACAACAACTTCAGTGACACCTCCGAAATGGCCATGTCCTGCAGAGATTCATTCGACAATGGATGATGAATTTGCATCAAAAATCGcagagaaaattggaattttatggAAAGCAAATATTGTCAACAATGAGGGATTGGTAACATCATTTATTGGCGAATCATTTATCGATGATCCATTtgtaaaacttaaaactttgaaaaaggaTGATTCAG TATTATCTTCACTCCGGATCTCATGTGAAACAACCGCCAAAGAAATTTCCCACAATTTCTCAGCTTCTCATATTTGCGAACTCCCAATTACTCTTCTAATTCAAAACAAAGATCTTCAACGCCGCCCGGTCTCGGTGTCGATAAAATTGTCTTCAAAAGTACGTGAACCTGTCGACGGAATTCATTTGGTGGCTCCCGAGAATCGTCACCAAATGTGGATTGATCGTCCAGTTCGAAAACAAACTATCGGTATTGATGATGAGGCAAAACTTgaaatgaaatggaaaataaCTCATGCTGCTGTATATGATGTTGGAGGAGCTAATTTAAGTATTGAAGCAATATTTGAAGGAAGTAATGATGCTGTTATTTTTAag GTTCCGAGTGTGCTATCGGTCGTCAAATCGTCATCATATACAGTTGTCTGA